In Drosophila subpulchrella strain 33 F10 #4 breed RU33 chromosome X, RU_Dsub_v1.1 Primary Assembly, whole genome shotgun sequence, the DNA window TTTTGTAACTCTAAAATTTACAATTGAATAAAGCCTAGTTAAGttgaaaataattaaactGCATTTTCATGTTAAAGGGTATATTGTATTTGAAGGGAAGTATGTAACAAGCTGAGGGATACAATTCCACATTTTTAAATCActgtacattttattttattttattttttaatatctatTGGCGTACAAAGTATGGTTTAAGTCGGACTGTTAGTTAATAAGTTAAATtggttagctgagtaacgggtatgtgatagtcgaggcactcgacagCTTAATGGGATGCTGCAAACCGCTGGACTAACAGATATGTACTTAGTATACttcattaataaaaatattttttgttggtgTGACTGCGTGACTATGTTTGGAAGAAAGTTTTCCCGAAAGGCAAGTAGGCTACCGCCTTTCCTTTCCCTACATCTCTCATATATTTCATTCCACCATAACAACCAAACGCTCTACATACATAACACCCTATATCAACTTATTATAAAGAAATCTATAGACAACCATGTCATCGCCAGGAGGGGACGAACTGCCGAAGATATGTTGCTCGGAGTGCTTGGCGAAGATACTTGAAGCAATGCAACATCCGCAGGGAGCTCCTATGACTGAAGAAGAATCCCCAAATGAGGATCCTCTGCCTCCCGATGATGAAATATTCGTGATCAGGGGGCTAGAAGACGACGAGCTGTCCGATGATAATATCATCCTGGTCATGGGGATGGAAGGCGACATAAGCGAAGACGACGAAACTGCTTCCATCGCAGATGGCGAAACGGCTTCCAACGGAGATGGCGAAAATGTTCTTCCCGGGAAACAGCCAGAGAATAATTAAAACTGAAGTTCATACAAGAAAccccaaaaaaccaaaaaaattaaagatgtTTGTTCCATTTGTGCAGCCTGCAGAGGGATTACTTGAATAATCTCAGTCCACCGAAGTTACGCATTCTGGGCCGAGTACAAGTCATGATTGCCATTAAGAAAAGTTCTGCAGCCCTCACCAAAAATTAATGTAAGTGCATTTTcaaacaatatttttataattcttAATTATATTCCACAAATAATATAGAACTGGCCGCTGACGTAATGGTCGACTCTCATCATCACAACTGCCCTCTAGAACCGGGGTATACTTATCTGGAGGATCAGAAAATGCCGATCGTCCATTGGCGATCCCTGATGGAGGTCAACCAGTGCCAAGCAAAAAAAGATGGAGGGAAATCCTTGCAAATAGATCAGCTTAAATGTAAAAGCATACATTACATTTGAGCTGACACAGTTCATATTTTaccatttaataaaatgtacaTATTTAAGATTGTCTGCCAATTGTGGTATTCAGAGTCTGAATCAAAAGAAATATATCATTTCCATCTCATTTTAAACTATAAACAATGAataactttcttaaaataacttttgttttgtaatgTATTTTATTCTCAACGATCTGGTGAAGAAAGCCTCTGGAGATCCCTCGGGTTCGTTTTTAGCAACCTTTTTTCGCTGTTGTAGGGCCTTCTTTATACTCGGGTTCGGTCGTTTGCTTTGACCCTTCGAAGTCGTCTTAAAGGTAGTTCGTATGAACTGATACCATGGTATGCAATACTGGATTTACTGGTTACTAAGTTTGATGGTTTGTGAGATAGGTgctaataaaattttaattttaacattttcaaCCAACCTCTCGATTTGTATACCCCTTACTCGAAGTAGGAGGAAGATCTGTCGATCCTATagagtatatatatttctaatcaggatcactagccatgcccgttcgtctgtccgtat includes these proteins:
- the LOC119557441 gene encoding uncharacterized protein LOC119557441, producing the protein MSSPGGDELPKICCSECLAKILEAMQHPQGAPMTEEESPNEDPLPPDDEIFVIRGLEDDELSDDNIILVMGMEGDISEDDETASIADGETASNGDGENVLPGKQPENN